The genomic stretch AAATCTAGGGGAAAAAGATTTTCATACTTAGATCAAATTATTGTGAAACTTAATAATAGCTATAAGATAGCAGTATCGCATGATAGATGATATAGATAAAATTTACACTAATAAAGTTGAACCTTGTTTCTTCTGCCCACAATAATATTTATATTGTGTTTCTATTGTTTGGCAGAGTAGAGACAAGGGTTAACTTTATTTTTTAGTCTATATAACCTCGTTCTCATATAAACAATGTCACTTCATTTTTAGGCAACTATGTGATGCAGATACAGAGATCAGATCAGTTAAATAAATTTATAAAGGTCTAAAATTCCATCCTGGAAAATATAATTGTTATAAGTATAACAGTGCAATGATTGTACCAGAACCCTGAGGTTACTCTGGCACAGGAAGAGGAGTCCATTATGGCTGATTATAAACGACTGGTTTCGTACATGTACCTATATGAGGAGGGTAAAAAAAGAAATAACATAGGCTATGCCAGGGTCGAGAGTAGAAACGGACAGTGTAAGTACACCATTCACGTGACGGCGCTGGGGCTGAATGACAAACAGCTGAAAGTCTATTCCTTTAAAAGAAACTCCTCCGGTATTGAAGGTATTCTCCTTGGCAGCCTTCTTATCAAAAACAACACAGGTGATTTTAAGATTTTAACAGATGCCGCACACATTATGAATTCCCCTTATGGATTAGACGACATGGGAGGAGTTATTCTTGTGTTCTCGGATAGAAAATTCTTTGCTGCTGAATGGGATAATAAACCGATAACAATGTCCATGGTAGCTGGTATTGAAAATAGAAACAATAATACAACAGCAGATACCGTTAAGAATCCTGATATTGCTAAGTATCCCGAATTAGTGAAAAACCCAGAGAACGCTAAAATTCCTGAAACCGTTAAAACCCCGGAAGAGATTAAGGCAGCAACACTTGCAGAAGTATTGTTTGAATACTCTAAACCCACGGAGGAAGCAGTACAAAAAGACAACAAAGAAGAGATGAATAGAGATAAATCACTGAAAGACCTTCTTACACCAAACTTTAATCGTATTGTAGAACAGGAAGAAGAACAGGAAATACAGCCTGGGGAGGCAAACAAAAAAACAATTGATTTTGAGGCGCATATTCACAAGTCTGTCAATTCATCGGTTACAGACAGAAATTCCAGTCCAGCAGAAAGCCCCTCAGAAATACACATTGAAAATCCAGCAGCCTTAACGAAGAATAACCCGGTTGAAGATTCAGCAGAGAGTGAAAATGAATATTCTTATAATAAGCTGACTGAAAATGAAAAACGAGACCAGCCTGAAACAATCGACGAAAGCCCGGTGGCTCATATTTCATTACCGGAAATTGAAACTCCGCAGCAGTCTGAGGGAGAGCAGCCATCTGTAAATCAGACAGTTAATCAACCCCAGGAGACGGATACCAAGACAGAGTCTGCGACAGAAGGGCTTAGTAATAACAAGCCAATATTTGATGATCATCCTTTGGCAAAGCAGATATATCACAACTTTCCCAAAATGTATCCCTTTGAAGATAATGAAATCGCCTGGTGCGCCAGAATAGAACCTAAAGATATCGGAATGCTTCCTATGGATTTATGGGGACTTGGAAATAACAGCTTTTTACTTCATGGCTATTATAGCTACAGACATTTAATCTTTGCCAGGGTTAACGATAAGAACGGACAGAATTACATTCTTGGTGTACCGGGTATCTATCATAACAGAGAGAAGTTTATGGCGAAGATGTTTGGTTTCGAGAATTTCAAATGTGCGAAAAGAAAACCCCAGAGGACCGGGGAGTTTGGGTATTGGTATATACCGGTATTGCTTAACCGTGGCAATTAAATCCATGCATTACATAAATAAACTCTGCAGCTGCATTATTGGCAGTTACAGAGTTTATTTTAGTTCACCGTATTTATAAAGGCGTATCGTGCATGGTCTTCCCATTTGTGGTTAATTTTTATGTTGGAAATGGCAAGTCCTTCGTATTGAAAACCAAGTTTTTGCACAAGGTGTATGGAGCGAAGGTTAGAAGGCATAATATTGGCTTCAATTCGGTGAATTTCATAATCCGTTAACAGTACCTGCATGGCCTCGCGGATGCTTTCTGCTGCATAACCTTTTCCTACAAAACGCCGGTCGAATTTATAACCTAACTGGCAGGTGTAATAAGATCCCTTGGTTATATTGTAAAAATTAACGGATCCAATGATAGTATGAGGATCTTCTTTCAGAAATACCCAATAACGAAGAAGCTTGGACTGCTGCATTAAATTATATTCGATTGATAAGGAAAGCCTTTGGTAGGACAGTGTATAAAAATTAACATCTCTTTCCGGCTCCCAGGGCTCAAATTGATCTTTGTTCTGGGAATAGAATATCAAAACCTTATCAGCTTCATTAGGGTGCAGAATACGTAACTGCAACCGCTCTGTCTGAATACCCATTTGCATATGAATTCTCCTGTACCAATTTATAGTTAGGAATAAACTGTTTGGGGTTAATCCAATCCGCGGATTTCAACCTTTTCTACGAAAGGGAGGAGAGAATTCTGTATAAGCATAAGCTCTTCTTTGCTATACCCTGAAAAAACAGGGGATATTACGTCCTCCGAAACCTTATAGGATTGAAGATAGTAAGCTTTTGCACCTTTGATCCATTCACCAATAGCTGAAAAATCTGCCGGAGTATGGAGCTCTTTTGTTACAGTTGTCCGAAACTCATAAGATACTTTATTTGTTAGCAAAAAATCAACGCTTTCTGCTATTTTGTCCATTGAATAACTATCTCTGCCAATCGTTATGGAATATTTACTTCTGCTGTTTTTAATATCCATTGCCACATAATCAATAAGGCCGGAAAGAACAAGTTCCTTCAGACGACCAGGATTACTGCCATTGGTATCAAGTTTCACTAAAAATCCCAGTTCTTTTATCTCTGCAATAAAATCTGTAAGACCTGCAGCCAGGGTTGGCTCACCTCCGGTTATACATACACCTTCTAATATCCCTTTCCTCTTCTTTAAGGTATTTAGAACGTCTTCTTTGGATATAACAGGAAGGCTGTCAGGACAGAGAACGAGCGAGCCGTTGTGGCAATAAGGACATAGGAAGTTGCAGCCGCCAAAAAATATAGTTGCAGCAAGATGCCCAGGATAATCAAGCAGAGTAGTTTTCTGAAAACCGTGTATATTCATAAATTATACCCATGGTATATCACAGGCTGGCCTGTGATACATCTACTCCTTTCGTATATATCAATCTTACATCTGATGTTCCTGAATCCGTCGAGTAAAACAGTCATATGGCTTCTCAACCTGACATTCATCTGTGTTCTGTCCCACGTATCCTACCCGCTCCTCTATAAAATATATGCAGCAGCAGTTGGTATATGAAAGTAATTGCTTGCCCCAAAAGGATGCCCGTGGTAATATTAATATAGCAAAAACAGCCCTGTTCGTCCAGAGCTTCTTCCAATAAATTGGTATGTAAGAGAATTGCATGTAAAATTAAGATATCGGAATAAGGATCTGAAATTAAATAAAGTGATAGAAAGATGCCGCGGGGGCTTACATTATCAGAGCAATTCGTGGCAGTACTGGTGTTAGTGTGGAACTAAAATATATGAAGGAAGCCTTAAAAGAGGCTAAAAAAGCTGCAAAAATTGGTGAAGTGCCCATTGGCTGTGTTATAGTATATCAGGATAAAATTATTGGCAGAGGGTATAATAGGAGAAATACCAATAAAACCACCTTGGCTCATGCTGAGATAACAGCTATCCAAAAGGCAAGTAAAAGCATGGGAGACTGGAGGCTGGAGGATTGTACCCTTTATGTTACATTAGAGCCTTGCCAGATGTGTTCCGGTGCCATTGTGCAAGCGCGGATAAAAGAGGTTATCGTAGGTGCCATGAATCCGAAAGCAGGATGTGCAGGTTCAATTCTTAACATTCTCCAAATGAAGGAGTTTAATCATCAAGTAGAACTGACTACCGGAGTTATGGAAGAAGAATGCAAACAGGTACTTCAAGATTTTTTTGTAGGGCTGAGAGAACGAAACCGCAAAGAGAAGTTGCTGAAAAAAGAAGAAATGGGCGGAGTTTGTCGGGAGGAATAGGCTATAGTCACTTGACTTTGTGATTAAAATCAAGTATACTGTTTTAGCAGGATGTAACATGGAGAGTATTTCGGTATGTTCCTGCAATTGTATTCCAAATAATTATCTACATTTTCATAATTATACTTTGTCATAAAATTTCCGTGCAGCCGGGGAGATAGCGGTGCCCTGTACCTGCAATCCGCTACAGCAGGGGTGATGTCTTGCCCAGGGTGTTGTACTGTAGGGCTGCCCCTTATAAGTGATGTTGACGTCTGGGTCTTACGCAACAGGAATTCGTGAACCGTGTCAGGTCAGGAATGAAGCAGCACTAAGCGAAAGCTCCTGTGTGCCGTAAGGGTGCCTGGACCGAGTTAACTGTAAGGGTAACGCTTATGGTATACATTCAAAGCAAGGCGCACGGATTAAATATAAAATAATAAACAGTATCATCTGGCAAGGATGTCGTCACAATATGTGGACGGCATTTTTTTATTTCAAAAAAAGCTGTTTTACGGATTAAATAAAACAAGGATGAACTCTCTCGATGAAACCGAAACATTCTTGTATCAACCTTGGTAGAAGCTGCCAAAGGGGGTAGTTTTCTATAAACAACTTATAGGGGTCGGAATCTATCAATGGGGATAGGCCTTTGCTCAGCCATCATTAAAGATGGCCCGGCCCCAAAAAACCAAAAAAACTGGCACCAATATCATATATTGGTGCTTTTTTACTAGGCGGAAAATCATAAATATGCAAAATTCATCTTTCAGATTGTCGGATTTTGAATTATAATTAGATTATTCTGAAGAGATAGCTGAGGTGAGCCATGGGAATAATAATTAATCATAATGCGGTAAATCAAGTAGACAAAAATGCTATGATATATACTGAAGGGGAGAAGATTAACGGCGTAGCGATTATTCTGAAAGGAAGAGTGCTGGTCAAAGGAAAGGGTGCCAGAGTGCTGTTAGGTACCGGTAATTTTATCGGTGTCAGTGACTTAAGGGCTGGTGAATATCAGTGTTCCTACGAGGCTTTCGACGAAGTGCTGTTCTATAGCTTCCCTATTCAGCATATGGAAGATATTACAGATATTTTTAATATAAATAAAGATTATAAGGGTTTAATGTCTGCCTCTTTATCCAGATTTGTAGCAGAGGTGGAAAAGATATATAGTCAGTTAAGAAATGCTGCCGAAGAGATATACGAGTTCAGCATAAAATATAATAAGAAATACGAAGAATTATGCAGCAAGTTAGGGTATTCTGTGAATTCCATTTCAATATTGCAGGAGCTGGAAGCTTATAGTGAAGAGGACATGCTGGATGATAAGAAGCTGGAGTACTATAAGGAATGTGCCAAAATAACCGTAGATAATTGGAAGACATTCTGTTCTTTCGGCGAAATTGTAGCACTCTATACAGTGGAAGATACCCAGGAAATAATCAGCCAGATGCTTATAGAATGTGCCGCTATAGCAGATTACCTTGAGAAGCTGCTTACTGTTCTTATTAATAACTCAGACAGCTGCCTTTATAAAAGCTATGCTGTCCTTGCCATCAGCATAGACGAAACAGGCGGAGACAACAGGGAACTGATAAAAGTTGTAGATGCTATCATTGAACGTATTAATCTGGTAGAGAAACTGTTTGAGGAAAAACTGGGAAGAAAATGCGGTGTTGATAGAAATCGTATGGAAGATATCTATTATACACTGATATCCAAAAGTTCCAACCGGAAAGAACAGGTGGATAATAACTTTCTATATACAGAAAACGAAGCCAAAGAAGTCAGTAAGGCATTGGATGCTTCTTTACAGCAGATTTGTACCTATGCTCTGTATGACCATGAGAAAACGGAGGAATTATCTCATGGGATATTAGACTTTATCAATCTGAGGGACAAATTCTCCACAGATGACAGAATCCGACTACTTCGCAGGAAGCTTACACAGCATTTTTATGAACTATATGAATCTGTTTATCTAAAGGCCTGCAAAGAAACAAATCCTCCTAAGGTCATTGATCTGTTCCTGAAATATGGCTTTTTAGATGAGAGACTATTATCAACAGAGCAGTTAAGAGAATTATATTTCCTTGACAATGAGACGGAGGAAGAAGCTGGCCCCTGCAAAGTGTATGATATCAAATCCTGGCTGACCAGTATTTACAAAGGAGAGAAAGAACCTTCTAAAAATGAATTCGATCAGGAATACCCGGATTATTTAAGAAGTAATCGTAAACGAGGAGAGCTTACGGAGGACCAGGAAAAAGAGGCCTTAACCAACCCGGTGCTAAAGGTAAAATATGAGATGCAGAACATGTTCCGTTATAATACCAGAGTTGTAAACGGTCTATTTTCAACCTTTGTTCCTTTTCTATGGGGGGAGAGCATTGTTAAGAGCTTGCAAAGCCTAAAGCTGAATTCCAAACGTTTTAATGAAGCAATGAAAACTCTATTGGATATCGATTATTCTGTCTTCCACAGAGAAATTCTCTATGTAAATCCGGGAAAGGGAATTGCCAAGGAATATCTGATGCAGCCTGTATATCCGGATATCATCCTAATGCCGGTTCTGGGTTACAATGGTGTTATGTGGCAGGAAATAACAGGAAAGAAAAAGAGCCGTGAAGGAAGATTTATCTTCCCTATATTAGTAGATGCTAATCTTAACGATATGCTCATAAAGGTACTTGGAAGATTCCGCTGGGAACTTTGCAGAAGTATTCAGGGAAATGCATGGAATAATATCAAAGAAAAATCTCTGACCTCGGAATACTCTGACTATATCCAGTTCTATCGTAAGAATAGAGAGATATCAGAGGAGCTGCGGGAGAAGATTAAAGCACAGATACAAAAGGGAAAGAACAACTACAGAGAAATCTTTGTTATAGACTATGAAGGCTGGATGAAGAGTGAATCCAATGGAGCCATCAGATTAAATCGATTTGCAAGAGAAATCTTAGCTACCTATTGTCCTTTCCGCAAAGAACTTAGGGAACGATTTAAGAATATGCCTTTGTTTGCTGATGCGATGGAGCGCCTGAAAAGAAATACTGCCAAGAAGATTAAGGAGACGGAATTAAGATACCGAATGATAGAAAAAGAGGGCGGCACCATAACACCTGAGCTCCAGGAATCCTTAAGGTTTTACCGCGAGTTGTAATATATAGGTTTAAAAGCTTGAATAGTCTGACAAATTACGAATATATAATAATATAACAGAAATGAATAAAATATATTTAATAAAGGTTGACAAAAACGTCTGAAAGGACTATAATCTAATTACAACAAAGCAAACAGTATAAATAACTGATAATAAGTACTGTGAGCTATACAAAAGGAGGAGATTCCAATGGACACGATAGAGACTGAATCAGCATATATTTGTTTAACTGATTCGCAAAAAGAAGTATTACATGATGGGATCCTCAATGAGGTCGCTATTCTTGTATGATCTCTAATCGGAGCATAATAAACATAATATAAACATAAAGATTACAGGTGTCTGTAGATGTATCGACAGACACCTGTTTTTGTGTTTTCTAACGTAAATTCCAAAGCTGATAATATGGAGAACACAGGTGTATCCGTGAATTTGCTGAATTCTGCTGATTGCTGCTGTCTAAGGGAAAGAACTTGTATAAATACGATGAAAATGGTAAGATAGATAAAACAAAAGAACTATTTGCAATGTCGGTGGCGAAAGGGAGGCTACTATGGAGCGGTATGAAAATATAGTTAAGATAGAAGAGATCCGTAAATTGACAGACGGAGGACAATACCAAAAAGCTGTTAAGATCCTTGACACCATGGAGATACATAAAATCAAGTCCTTAACAGATCTAAGTGTACTGGCAGATGTACTCACAGAAAACGGACGTTTAGATGAAGCTATGGGACTTCTGGAAAGAATTTACGAAAAGTCCAAGACCAGAAGAATTCTATATCAGATGGTAGAACTTGCAATAAAAAAAGGAGATGCCAAGTTAGCTGATGTATATCTGGTTAAATACATGCAGGCTGCTCCTAACGATTCATACCGGTTTATATTCCGCTATTATATTGATAAATTAAAGGGAGAACCCTTAGAAGTTCTTATGGATTCACTGGAACAGCTAAAGGAGTATGAATATATTGAGGTATGGGCATATGAACTTGCAAAGCTATATCATAAAGCCGGCCTTAAGGATAAATGCGTCAGAGAGTGTTCGGACATCATCCTCTGGTTTGGTGACGGCATTTATGTGGATAAAGCCAAGCTATTAAAGGCGTATTATGTCGGTGAACTGGATCCTTTACATATGTTAAAGGCAAAAGATAAAAATGAGGCCAGGCAAAGACTTGGTCTGGATAAGACCAAAGACTATAGCAGTATCAGAGAACAGATAAATCAGTATCTGGATAGGGAAGATAAAGCGAAAACACAGTCTTCAGCTGCTTATGAAACATATAAATTACACCAGGTAACAGGTGGATATGAATCCAATAAGGTGGCAGAGGAAGCGGTAAGCGGATATACTTCAAAAGAAATCAACGAATATGAAAACAATGAAGCTGCATTGGAATTTGAAACACAGGAAACAACTGAGGCTGAAACGAAAGAAGCTATAGTAGGGAAAAGCCAGGTAACAAATTCTGATGAAGCCGAAGTGACTGAAGGATATGAAAGGAAAGAAATTACTGAGACTGATGCGGAAACTGCGGCTACTTTGTATGAAGGACAGGCAAAACCTGCTAATATAAGCTTAGAAGATGCAAGCTATAAAAGACAAGCAGCATCAGAGAATAATGGACTGGAAACTGCAAACAATGAGGGACAAGCAGCAGAGAGCAGAAGCCAGGAAACTGCAGATTATATAGAAGAAGCAGTCCCTGAGAGCAGAAACCTGGATATCGCGAACTATGAAAGACAAGCAGCACCTGAGAGCATAAATCTGGAAACTGCAAACTATGAGGGACAAGCAACAGAGAGCAGAAGCCTGGAAACTGCGGACTATGAAGAACAGGCAGTATCATATAAAGAAAAGTTAGCATTAGTGGATGACCCTCAGGAGGCTTCAGAATATAGAGGAAAAGCAGCAACAAAGGAAGAGAGCCAGGATCAAACATATGCTGTAACTGCCGAAAAATCTATTATGATATCGGAAGAAGTCTGTGAAGACAGCGTTTTTAGTTTGTTTGATAAGATGAAGTTTGATTATCGGAAGGAATTTAGCGGATTTTTGCAGATAGATACTGTGAAAGAAGATTTGCGGCATTGTCTTGAGAATATTCTTTCGGATTCTTCTAAGAATCTGTTTATGATGGTCACCGGAGAGAAGGAAAGCGGCAAGAGTACGCTAGCTTTTAAGATTTGTAAGGCTTTGTATTCCGTGGACTGGATTAAAACAGATAAGATTGCAAAAATTACCGGAGAGAATCTTAATCGTGTAAATATTCTGACACAAAAAGATAAGCTTTACGGTGCCTCTCTTATTATTGAGAATCCCACGGTAATTAATAGTGAGTCTGCAGAAAGGCTTTATAGATTTATTAAGGAAATGGGGAATAATACATTTATCGTATTAGAAGGGACGAAAGAAGAAGTCTGTTGTTTTCTGGAAACCTACCCTGAATATATGAATTATTTTCTGCATGAAATTTCACTGAATAATACCTATACTTTAAAGCAGCTTATGGGTTTTGTGAACCAGTATATGGAGAATAAAGAATATAAAATGAAAGAAGATGCCTTAGAGGAATTTATAAAATCGGTTGAGAAGATACTAAGCTCAGAAGAAAAGGGAACTTATGCAAAAGTGATGCAGCTTGCTTCAAAGGTAAGAAAGGCAGCGGATACCAGATATAAAAACCTTTTAGGGGATATCATCAGCAGCGGGAATATCACACAGGAAGATTTGCTTTATATAATAAAGGAAGATATAACAATGGAGGTAATGTGACAGGATGGGAAATCAGATATTTGTAATCGGGCATGTTAATCCGGATACGGACTCTATTTGTTCAGCCATTGCATATGCAAATTTAAAATCCAAAATTACCGGAGAAAATTATGTACCCAAGAGAGCAGGGCATATTAACTCTGAAACTAAATTCGTACTGGAAGCCTTTAAAACCACTGCACCCGGGTACCTGCCGGATGTCAGGACCCAGGTTAAGGATATCGATATCCGCAGGATCAAAGGTGTAAGCAGCGGCATATCCTTAAAAGAAGCCTGGGCATATATGAGGGAAAGCAACGTAGTTACACTGCCGATTGTAGATAATGATAATCATCTGGAAGGTCTGATTACCGTAGGAGATATTACAAAATCCTATATGGATGTTTATGACAATCGTATTCTGACAAAAGCAAATACACCCTGCAGTAATCTGGTGGAAACCCTGGAAGGTGAATTAATAGTTGGAAGCAGAGAAGAGGTCTTTGAAAGCGGTAAGGTACTGATTGCTGCCGCCAACCCTGATTTGATGGAAAACTACATCGAAAAGGATGATGTGGTTATATTGGGGAACCGGTATGAATCCCAGCTCTGTGCTATTGAAATGAATGCGGGCTGTATTATTGTTTGTGATGGTGCAAGTGTTTCCAAGACAATAACAAAGATGGCCCAGAATAATAATTGTTTTATTATTAAAACGCCTTTCGATACCTTTACGGCAGCCAGACTGATTAACCAAAGTATTCCCATCCGATTCTTTATGACGGACAAGGATATAGTTTATTTTACCCAGGAGGATTATATTGAGGATATCAGGGGAATCATGGCGCAGAAGCGTCACAGGGATTTCCCTATTCTTGATAAGGATGGGTATTATTTTGGTATGATATCCCGTAGAAATTTACTGGGAGCCAAAAGAAAGAAACTGATTTTGGTGGATCATAATGAGAAATCCCAGGCAGTGGATGGTTTGGAGGATGCGGAAATTATGGAAATCATAGACCATCACAGATTAGGAAGTCTGGAGACCATTAATCCCGTATTCTTTCGAAATCAGCCTTTGGGCTGTACTGCTACCATCGTATACCAGATGTATTGTGAACATCAGGTTCCCATTGAACCTAAAATAGCAGGGCTATTATGCTCTGCCATACTCTCGGATACGCTGGTATACCGTTCACCTACCTGTACAGATGCAGACAAGGGAGCAGCAGAAGCTCTGGCAAAGATAGCTGGAATACAGACAGATGAATATGCCCGGAACATGTTTGCAGCAGGCAGCAATCTGAGTAATAAGACCTCTGAAGAAATTTTCTATCAGGATTTTAAGAAATTTACGGCAGGGGACGTTACTTTTGGAGTGGGG from Anaerocolumna sp. AGMB13020 encodes the following:
- a CDS encoding DUF6128 domain-containing protein, whose amino-acid sequence is MADYKRLVSYMYLYEEGKKRNNIGYARVESRNGQCKYTIHVTALGLNDKQLKVYSFKRNSSGIEGILLGSLLIKNNTGDFKILTDAAHIMNSPYGLDDMGGVILVFSDRKFFAAEWDNKPITMSMVAGIENRNNNTTADTVKNPDIAKYPELVKNPENAKIPETVKTPEEIKAATLAEVLFEYSKPTEEAVQKDNKEEMNRDKSLKDLLTPNFNRIVEQEEEQEIQPGEANKKTIDFEAHIHKSVNSSVTDRNSSPAESPSEIHIENPAALTKNNPVEDSAESENEYSYNKLTENEKRDQPETIDESPVAHISLPEIETPQQSEGEQPSVNQTVNQPQETDTKTESATEGLSNNKPIFDDHPLAKQIYHNFPKMYPFEDNEIAWCARIEPKDIGMLPMDLWGLGNNSFLLHGYYSYRHLIFARVNDKNGQNYILGVPGIYHNREKFMAKMFGFENFKCAKRKPQRTGEFGYWYIPVLLNRGN
- a CDS encoding GNAT family N-acetyltransferase; protein product: MQMGIQTERLQLRILHPNEADKVLIFYSQNKDQFEPWEPERDVNFYTLSYQRLSLSIEYNLMQQSKLLRYWVFLKEDPHTIIGSVNFYNITKGSYYTCQLGYKFDRRFVGKGYAAESIREAMQVLLTDYEIHRIEANIMPSNLRSIHLVQKLGFQYEGLAISNIKINHKWEDHARYAFINTVN
- a CDS encoding anaerobic ribonucleoside-triphosphate reductase activating protein, producing the protein MNIHGFQKTTLLDYPGHLAATIFFGGCNFLCPYCHNGSLVLCPDSLPVISKEDVLNTLKKRKGILEGVCITGGEPTLAAGLTDFIAEIKELGFLVKLDTNGSNPGRLKELVLSGLIDYVAMDIKNSRSKYSITIGRDSYSMDKIAESVDFLLTNKVSYEFRTTVTKELHTPADFSAIGEWIKGAKAYYLQSYKVSEDVISPVFSGYSKEELMLIQNSLLPFVEKVEIRGLD
- the tadA gene encoding tRNA adenosine(34) deaminase TadA: MKEALKEAKKAAKIGEVPIGCVIVYQDKIIGRGYNRRNTNKTTLAHAEITAIQKASKSMGDWRLEDCTLYVTLEPCQMCSGAIVQARIKEVIVGAMNPKAGCAGSILNILQMKEFNHQVELTTGVMEEECKQVLQDFFVGLRERNRKEKLLKKEEMGGVCREE
- a CDS encoding tetratricopeptide repeat protein, translating into MERYENIVKIEEIRKLTDGGQYQKAVKILDTMEIHKIKSLTDLSVLADVLTENGRLDEAMGLLERIYEKSKTRRILYQMVELAIKKGDAKLADVYLVKYMQAAPNDSYRFIFRYYIDKLKGEPLEVLMDSLEQLKEYEYIEVWAYELAKLYHKAGLKDKCVRECSDIILWFGDGIYVDKAKLLKAYYVGELDPLHMLKAKDKNEARQRLGLDKTKDYSSIREQINQYLDREDKAKTQSSAAYETYKLHQVTGGYESNKVAEEAVSGYTSKEINEYENNEAALEFETQETTEAETKEAIVGKSQVTNSDEAEVTEGYERKEITETDAETAATLYEGQAKPANISLEDASYKRQAASENNGLETANNEGQAAESRSQETADYIEEAVPESRNLDIANYERQAAPESINLETANYEGQATESRSLETADYEEQAVSYKEKLALVDDPQEASEYRGKAATKEESQDQTYAVTAEKSIMISEEVCEDSVFSLFDKMKFDYRKEFSGFLQIDTVKEDLRHCLENILSDSSKNLFMMVTGEKESGKSTLAFKICKALYSVDWIKTDKIAKITGENLNRVNILTQKDKLYGASLIIENPTVINSESAERLYRFIKEMGNNTFIVLEGTKEEVCCFLETYPEYMNYFLHEISLNNTYTLKQLMGFVNQYMENKEYKMKEDALEEFIKSVEKILSSEEKGTYAKVMQLASKVRKAADTRYKNLLGDIISSGNITQEDLLYIIKEDITMEVM
- a CDS encoding putative manganese-dependent inorganic diphosphatase; amino-acid sequence: MGNQIFVIGHVNPDTDSICSAIAYANLKSKITGENYVPKRAGHINSETKFVLEAFKTTAPGYLPDVRTQVKDIDIRRIKGVSSGISLKEAWAYMRESNVVTLPIVDNDNHLEGLITVGDITKSYMDVYDNRILTKANTPCSNLVETLEGELIVGSREEVFESGKVLIAAANPDLMENYIEKDDVVILGNRYESQLCAIEMNAGCIIVCDGASVSKTITKMAQNNNCFIIKTPFDTFTAARLINQSIPIRFFMTDKDIVYFTQEDYIEDIRGIMAQKRHRDFPILDKDGYYFGMISRRNLLGAKRKKLILVDHNEKSQAVDGLEDAEIMEIIDHHRLGSLETINPVFFRNQPLGCTATIVYQMYCEHQVPIEPKIAGLLCSAILSDTLVYRSPTCTDADKGAAEALAKIAGIQTDEYARNMFAAGSNLSNKTSEEIFYQDFKKFTAGDVTFGVGQISSMSREELDKIKESLVPYMKKAYHEHGVEMLFFMLTNIMDGSTEFLFQGAGAKELLINTFHFNKDASVFYLENVVSRKKQVIPALMLALQEN